The genomic interval GGGCGCGCCGGCATGGTCGGCGGGTTCGGCGGGCAGGGCTTGCCAGTGCCCGGCGATCTCCCCCCAGGGCTGCCAGAAGCCATTGCGATCCGACAGGCAATACAAGCGGCCTTGTGCATCGAAACGCGGTTGTTGCAGGGATTCGTCCAGGCCCGCCACGCAGCGCGCAGGCCCCCAGGCGCCGCTGCTGTCACGCTCGCGCAACAACAGGCGCGTCTGTGTCCAGGGTTGCGCCGGGCGGTCCCATTCGACCCAGGCCAGGCGCTGCCCGTCGCTGCTCAAGGTGGGGGACGCGTAGAAGTCGGCACCTTCAGCCAGCACCTCGCGGGCGCCTTCGCGCAGGGCAACCAGGCGATGCTCCACGGTTGGCCCATGGTGCTCCTCGACTGCCAGCACCTGGCCGTCATGCCAGTGCACATCGCCGTAGCGGCAGTCGTCTGCCTGGGTCAGCGGGCGCGGCACTTCGCCGTCCAGCCCTTGGGTATACACCTGTTGATCCGTTTCGTTGACGAAGACCAGCCCGTCACCGCCGACACAGAAACTGCCGCCGCCGTATTCGTACACCCGGCTGCGCACACTGAAGCCATCCGGTGTCAGGCACTGGGCTTGGTACTGGTGCCAGTGCCAGATTCGGCAGGCGCCGTCGGCCGGGCGAAATTCGTTCCAGAACAGCCCGGCCGGGCTGACCTTGAGCTCGGCGAAGTCGGTGCCTGCAGCAACGGCCTGGGCTGCGCTGAATTCAGCCGCGAGCGATGACACGGGAGTTTCGTTCATTGCGGAAGGTCATCTCTTCAATCGCGAGTTGGGCGGTTTCTGCCTCCTCGCGGGCCTTGAGGATGATGCCGTGGTCAGCCGATTTTGCGCACACCGGGTCGGCGTTACTGGCATCGCCGGTGAGCATGAAGGCCTGGCAACGGCAACCGCCGAAGTCCTTTTCCTTCTCATCGCAGGAGCGGCAGGGCTCAGGCATCCATTGGTAACCGCGGAAACGGTTGAAGCCGAACGAGTCGTACCAGATATGCCGCAGGTCGTGGTCACGCACGTTGGGGAACTGCACCGGCAGTTGGCGGGCGCCGTGGCAGGGCAGGGCGGTGCCGTCCGGGGTGATGGTCAGGAACAGGTTGCCCCAGCCATTCATGCAGGCCTTGGGGCGCTCTTCGTAATAGTCCGGGGTGACGAAGATCAGCTTGCAGGGGTTGCCCTCGGCCTTGAGCTTGTCACGGTATTGGTTGGTGATGCGCTCGGCGCGCTCCAATTGCGCGCGGGTCGGCAGCAGGCCCAGGCGGTTGAGGTGCGCCCAGCCATAGAACTGGCAGGTGGCGAGCTCGACGAAGTCGGCTTCGAGGGCGATGCACAGCTCGATGATGCGGTCGATCTTGTCGATGTTGTGCCGATGGGTAACGAAGTTGAGCACCATCGGGTAGCCGTGGGCCTTCACGGCACGGGCCATCTCCAGCTTCTGCGCGAAGGCTTTTTTCGAGCCGGCCAGCAGGTTGTTCACCTGCTCGTCGCTGGCCTGGAAGCTGATCTGAATATGGTCCAGGCCGGCTTTTTTGAATTCGGCGATGCGGGCTTCGGTCAGGCCGATGCCGGAGGTGATCAGGTTGGTGTAGTAGCCCAGCCGACGGGCCTCACCGATCAGCTCGGCGAGGTCCTGGCGCACCAGCGGTTCGCCGCCGGAGAAACCAATCTGCGCGGCGCCCATTTCTCGCGCTTCGGCCATCACCTTGAACCACTGCGCGGTGCTCAGTTCCTGGCCTTGGGCGGCGAAGTCCAGCGGGTTGGAGCAGTACGGGCATTGCAGCGGGCAACGGTAGGTGAGCTCGGCCAGCAGCCACAGCGGCAAGCCGACCTCGGGCGTGGCCGGCAACTCAGGCGAGGACGATCCAGTGTTCGCCACGGGCCACCTCCATGAACTGCTCGATGTCGTCGGCAACTTCCGGCACATCGGGGAACTGCCGCGCAAGTTCGGCAATGATTGCCGCGACGTCGCGCTGGCCATCGATCAGGCCACCGATCAGCGCAGCGCTTTCGTTGAGCTTGATCATGCCCTCGGGGTACAGCAACACATGGCCTTTCTGTGCCGGCTCGTACTGGAAGCGGTAGCCAGGGCGCCAGTTGGGCACTTGCTTGCGATCGAAACTCATAGGGCGATCCCCTTGTGCC from Pseudomonas kermanshahensis carries:
- the pqqE gene encoding pyrroloquinoline quinone biosynthesis protein PqqE, whose protein sequence is MANTGSSSPELPATPEVGLPLWLLAELTYRCPLQCPYCSNPLDFAAQGQELSTAQWFKVMAEAREMGAAQIGFSGGEPLVRQDLAELIGEARRLGYYTNLITSGIGLTEARIAEFKKAGLDHIQISFQASDEQVNNLLAGSKKAFAQKLEMARAVKAHGYPMVLNFVTHRHNIDKIDRIIELCIALEADFVELATCQFYGWAHLNRLGLLPTRAQLERAERITNQYRDKLKAEGNPCKLIFVTPDYYEERPKACMNGWGNLFLTITPDGTALPCHGARQLPVQFPNVRDHDLRHIWYDSFGFNRFRGYQWMPEPCRSCDEKEKDFGGCRCQAFMLTGDASNADPVCAKSADHGIILKAREEAETAQLAIEEMTFRNERNSRVIARG
- the pqqD gene encoding pyrroloquinoline quinone biosynthesis peptide chaperone PqqD, whose product is MSFDRKQVPNWRPGYRFQYEPAQKGHVLLYPEGMIKLNESAALIGGLIDGQRDVAAIIAELARQFPDVPEVADDIEQFMEVARGEHWIVLA